One window of Methylococcus sp. EFPC2 genomic DNA carries:
- the glgB gene encoding 1,4-alpha-glucan branching protein GlgB — MNDTQRVATENQDIGGLDPELKRIVLARHHDPFAVLGKHRGHGGNVVRTILPQAETARVGEQGPELHRIPGTDLFEGNLGHNDTLPQHYRLHWVGKDGEERSHIDPYTFPPQIGDFDIHLFGEGKHWHIYRVLGAHPHTVDGIKGTLFATWAPNAERVSVVGEFNGWDGRAHAMRVRGGSGVWELFIPELPAGTLYKFEIRNRQNGTIHLKTDPYGQRFEVRPNNASIIEPATAYAWRDQAWLDERKTRDWLHTPLSIYEVHPGSWRLDDDGGFLTYRELAQQLVEYVKDLGFTHIELLPITEHPFDGSWGYQTTGYFAPTSRFGTPDDFRYFVDYCHKNGIGVILDWVPAHFPKDAHGLAWFDGTPLYEHEDPRLGEHRDWGTLIYNFGRNEVKNFLIASAMFWLEEFHIDGLRVDAVASMLYLDYSREAGDWIPNKYGGNENLEAIAFLRELNTVTHQQHPGTLVMAEESTAWPQVTRPTWTGGLGFSMKWNMGWMHDTLVYFSKDPIHRHYHHDQITFGLLYAFTENFILPFSHDEVVHGKGSMLSKMPGDEWRRFANLRLLYTLMYTYPGKKLLFMGCEFGQGTEWNAARALDWYVVDYPYHRGVQKLVADLNRLYRETEALHDLDFEPKGFEWIDCHDAPQSVLSYIRRSGDEFVVAAFNFTPVPRPNYRIGVPEEGLYEEIFNSDSEYYGGSNMGNVELQSDPKEWMGRPHSIVMTLPPLGGVVLRLKALPTLTDEQEPDIEEE, encoded by the coding sequence CTGAACGACACTCAGCGTGTGGCCACCGAAAATCAGGACATCGGCGGGTTGGATCCCGAACTGAAACGTATCGTACTAGCGCGCCATCACGACCCGTTCGCCGTGCTGGGCAAACACCGCGGCCACGGCGGCAACGTCGTCCGGACCATCCTGCCGCAGGCCGAAACTGCCCGGGTCGGCGAACAGGGACCGGAACTGCATCGCATCCCCGGTACCGACCTGTTCGAAGGCAACCTGGGCCACAACGACACCCTGCCCCAGCACTACCGCCTGCACTGGGTGGGCAAGGACGGCGAGGAACGGAGTCACATCGACCCCTACACCTTCCCGCCGCAGATCGGCGACTTCGACATCCACCTGTTCGGCGAAGGCAAGCACTGGCACATCTACCGCGTGCTCGGCGCGCACCCGCACACGGTCGACGGAATTAAAGGGACACTGTTCGCCACCTGGGCACCCAATGCCGAACGCGTCAGCGTGGTCGGCGAATTCAATGGCTGGGATGGCCGCGCCCACGCCATGCGCGTACGCGGAGGCAGCGGAGTATGGGAGCTGTTCATTCCTGAACTGCCGGCCGGCACCTTGTACAAATTCGAGATCCGCAACCGTCAAAACGGCACCATACACCTGAAGACCGACCCCTACGGCCAGCGTTTCGAAGTGCGCCCCAACAACGCCTCGATCATCGAACCGGCAACGGCCTACGCCTGGCGCGATCAAGCCTGGCTGGACGAGCGCAAGACCCGCGACTGGCTGCACACGCCCTTGTCCATTTACGAAGTGCATCCGGGATCCTGGCGCCTGGACGACGACGGCGGATTCCTGACTTATCGCGAGCTGGCCCAGCAATTGGTCGAATACGTCAAGGATCTGGGGTTCACCCACATCGAACTGCTACCCATCACCGAACACCCGTTCGACGGCTCCTGGGGTTATCAAACCACCGGTTATTTCGCTCCGACCAGCCGCTTCGGCACGCCGGACGATTTCCGCTACTTCGTCGACTACTGTCACAAAAACGGCATCGGCGTGATTCTCGACTGGGTTCCCGCACACTTTCCCAAGGACGCGCATGGACTGGCCTGGTTCGACGGCACTCCGCTGTACGAGCACGAGGACCCGCGCCTCGGCGAACACCGCGACTGGGGCACCCTGATCTACAACTTCGGCCGCAACGAGGTGAAGAACTTCCTCATCGCCAGCGCGATGTTCTGGCTGGAGGAGTTCCACATCGACGGCCTGCGCGTGGACGCCGTGGCGTCCATGCTGTATCTGGATTATTCGCGCGAAGCGGGAGACTGGATCCCCAACAAATACGGCGGCAACGAGAATCTCGAGGCCATCGCCTTCCTGCGCGAACTCAACACCGTCACCCATCAGCAGCATCCCGGCACCCTGGTGATGGCCGAGGAATCCACCGCCTGGCCGCAGGTCACCCGTCCCACCTGGACCGGCGGCCTGGGCTTCTCGATGAAATGGAACATGGGCTGGATGCACGACACCCTCGTCTACTTCAGCAAGGATCCCATCCACCGCCACTACCATCACGATCAGATCACCTTCGGCCTGCTCTACGCCTTCACGGAAAACTTCATCCTGCCCTTCTCCCACGACGAGGTCGTGCACGGCAAGGGATCCATGCTGTCGAAAATGCCAGGCGACGAATGGCGGCGCTTCGCCAATCTGAGGCTGCTCTACACCCTCATGTACACCTATCCCGGCAAGAAGCTGCTGTTCATGGGCTGCGAATTCGGCCAGGGAACGGAATGGAACGCCGCCCGTGCGCTGGACTGGTACGTGGTGGATTACCCCTACCACCGCGGCGTGCAGAAACTGGTCGCCGACCTCAACCGCCTGTACCGCGAAACCGAAGCCCTGCACGACCTGGACTTCGAACCCAAGGGCTTCGAGTGGATCGATTGCCACGACGCGCCGCAATCGGTATTGAGCTATATCCGCCGCAGCGGCGACGAATTCGTCGTCGCCGCATTCAATTTCACGCCCGTCCCGCGCCCCAATTACCGCATCGGCGTACCCGAAGAAGGTTTGTACGAGGAAATCTTCAACTCGGACTCGGAATACTACGGCGGCAGCAACATGGGCAACGTCGAGCTGCAATCGGATCCCAAGGAATGGATGGGACGCCCCCATTCCATCGTCATGACCCTGCCCCCGCTGGGCGGCGTCGTTTTGCGCCTCAAGGCGCTACCCACGCTAACGGACGAGCAGGAACCCGACATCGAAGAAGAATGA
- the groL gene encoding chaperonin GroEL (60 kDa chaperone family; promotes refolding of misfolded polypeptides especially under stressful conditions; forms two stacked rings of heptamers to form a barrel-shaped 14mer; ends can be capped by GroES; misfolded proteins enter the barrel where they are refolded when GroES binds), translating to MAAKEVKFGDDARARMVRGVNILATAVKVTLGPKGRNVVLEKSFGAPTVTKDGVSVAKEIELKDKFENMGAQMVKEVASQTSDVAGDGTTTATVLAQSILNEGLKAVAAGMNPMDLKRGIDKAVTAAVEAVHEMSVPCADSNAIAQVGTISANSDESIGKIIAEAMDKVGKEGVITVEDGSGLENQLDIVEGMQFDRGYLSPYFINNQQSMSAELENPFILLYEKKISNIREMLPVLEGVAKAGRSLLIIAEDVEGEALATLVVNTMRGIVKVAAVKAPGFGDRRKAMLEDIAILTGATVISEDVGLSLEKATLAELGTAKKVQVSKENTTIIDGAGSHENIAGRVAQIRKQMEDTTSDYDREKLQERLAKLAGGVAVIKVGAATEVEMKEKKARVEDALHATRAAVEEGIVPGGGVALIRALQKIKDLKGINHDQDVGITIARRAMEEPLRQIVTNAGDEGSVVLNKVAEGTGNFGYNAATGEYGDMVAFGILDPAKVTRSALQNAASVAGLMITTEAMVAEEPKEEAAGHPDMGGMGGMGGMM from the coding sequence ATGGCAGCTAAAGAAGTCAAATTCGGCGACGACGCACGTGCCCGCATGGTCCGCGGCGTCAACATCCTGGCCACCGCGGTGAAAGTCACCCTGGGTCCGAAAGGCCGCAACGTGGTGCTGGAAAAGAGCTTCGGCGCTCCCACCGTGACCAAGGACGGCGTATCCGTGGCTAAGGAAATCGAGCTGAAGGACAAATTCGAAAACATGGGCGCCCAGATGGTGAAGGAAGTCGCTTCGCAGACTTCCGACGTGGCCGGCGACGGTACCACCACCGCCACCGTGCTGGCTCAGTCCATCCTGAACGAAGGCCTGAAGGCCGTCGCCGCCGGCATGAACCCGATGGACCTCAAGCGCGGCATCGACAAGGCGGTAACCGCCGCCGTCGAAGCCGTCCACGAGATGTCCGTGCCCTGCGCCGACAGCAATGCGATCGCCCAGGTCGGTACCATTTCCGCCAACTCCGACGAGTCCATCGGCAAGATCATTGCCGAAGCGATGGACAAGGTCGGCAAGGAAGGCGTGATCACCGTCGAAGACGGCTCGGGCCTGGAAAATCAGCTCGACATCGTCGAAGGCATGCAGTTCGATCGCGGCTACCTGTCGCCCTACTTCATCAACAACCAGCAGAGCATGAGCGCGGAACTCGAAAACCCGTTCATCCTGTTGTACGAAAAGAAGATCTCCAACATCCGCGAAATGCTGCCGGTGCTGGAAGGCGTCGCCAAGGCCGGCCGTTCGCTGCTGATCATCGCCGAGGACGTTGAAGGCGAAGCGCTGGCCACCCTGGTGGTCAACACCATGCGCGGCATCGTCAAGGTCGCGGCCGTCAAGGCTCCGGGCTTCGGCGACCGCCGCAAGGCCATGCTGGAAGACATCGCCATCCTGACCGGTGCCACCGTGATCTCCGAAGACGTCGGCCTGAGCCTGGAGAAGGCTACCCTGGCCGAGCTGGGCACCGCCAAGAAGGTCCAGGTCAGCAAGGAAAACACCACCATCATCGACGGCGCCGGCAGCCACGAAAACATCGCAGGTCGTGTGGCTCAGATCCGCAAGCAGATGGAAGACACCACCTCCGATTACGACCGCGAGAAGCTGCAGGAACGTCTGGCCAAGCTGGCTGGCGGCGTCGCCGTCATCAAGGTCGGTGCGGCGACCGAAGTCGAAATGAAGGAAAAGAAAGCCCGCGTCGAAGACGCGCTGCACGCCACCCGCGCAGCCGTTGAAGAAGGCATCGTTCCGGGCGGCGGCGTCGCCCTGATCCGGGCTCTACAGAAGATCAAGGATCTGAAGGGCATCAATCACGATCAGGACGTCGGCATCACCATCGCCCGTCGCGCGATGGAAGAACCGCTGCGTCAGATCGTCACCAATGCCGGCGACGAGGGTTCCGTGGTGCTGAACAAGGTGGCCGAAGGCACCGGCAACTTCGGCTACAACGCCGCCACCGGCGAATACGGCGACATGGTCGCTTTCGGCATCCTGGATCCGGCCAAGGTCACCCGCAGCGCGTTGCAGAACGCCGCTTCCGTGGCCGGCCTGATGATCACCACCGAAGCGATGGTGGCCGAGGAGCCGAAGGAAGAAGCCGCAGGTCACCCCGACATGGGTGGCATGGGCGGCATGGGCGGTATGATGTAA
- the malQ gene encoding 4-alpha-glucanotransferase, translating into MTRAQSILDQRRAGVLLHITSLPGGIGNGDLGHDAHAFVDLLADAGVTVWQTLPVGPTHEDGSPYQCMSAHAGSPLLINLEWLVDRGWLPELSGPAEDETPESYRYARLHEAFKGFKRHVEDPYWPAYGEFIREHAGWLEDFSLYTALREEFAHQSWQQWPAPLRDRQSAALEAARVRLAESIARSKFEQFVFFTQWKELRDHARGRGVILFGDMPIFVASDSADVWARKEDFDLDENGHARVVAGVPPDYFSATGQRWGNPHYNWARMQADGFSWWTERMHSQLELYDWVRIDHFRGFEAYWEIAADQETAMHGRWVKAPGKELLKSLFRAFPGKGLPLVAENLGIITHEVEALRNRFAIPGMLILQFAFDGGPGNPYLPHNHAENNVVYTGTHDNDTTLSWYEGLSPDQQRYVYEYLGRPEIRMPLALMQAALASVARLALLPMQDVLELGREHRMNTPGTVGNGNWRWRFHWEQVTDDKISRLRQMIGMYGRG; encoded by the coding sequence GTGACACGAGCGCAGAGCATACTTGACCAAAGGCGCGCGGGCGTCCTGCTGCACATTACTTCCCTGCCCGGTGGAATCGGAAACGGTGATCTGGGCCACGACGCCCATGCCTTCGTGGACCTGCTGGCCGATGCCGGGGTGACCGTCTGGCAGACACTGCCGGTGGGGCCCACGCACGAGGACGGCTCGCCTTATCAATGCATGTCGGCCCACGCGGGCAGTCCGCTGCTGATCAATCTGGAATGGCTGGTCGATCGAGGGTGGCTGCCCGAACTGAGCGGGCCGGCGGAGGACGAGACGCCGGAAAGTTACCGCTATGCCCGCTTGCATGAGGCTTTCAAGGGCTTCAAACGCCATGTCGAAGACCCGTATTGGCCGGCTTACGGCGAATTCATCCGCGAGCATGCCGGGTGGCTGGAGGATTTTTCCCTCTACACGGCCTTGCGCGAGGAGTTCGCGCACCAGTCATGGCAACAATGGCCCGCGCCGTTGCGCGATCGCCAGTCGGCCGCGCTGGAGGCCGCCCGCGTGCGCCTGGCGGAGTCCATCGCGCGCAGCAAGTTCGAGCAGTTCGTGTTTTTCACCCAATGGAAAGAGTTGCGCGATCATGCGAGGGGACGCGGCGTGATCCTGTTCGGCGACATGCCCATCTTTGTCGCCAGCGACAGCGCCGACGTGTGGGCCCGCAAGGAAGACTTCGATCTCGACGAGAACGGCCATGCGCGCGTGGTCGCAGGTGTGCCGCCCGACTATTTCTCCGCCACCGGGCAGCGCTGGGGCAATCCTCATTACAACTGGGCCCGCATGCAGGCCGATGGTTTTAGCTGGTGGACGGAGCGCATGCATAGCCAGTTGGAGTTGTACGACTGGGTACGCATCGACCATTTCCGCGGCTTCGAGGCCTATTGGGAAATCGCCGCCGATCAGGAAACCGCCATGCACGGCCGCTGGGTCAAGGCGCCCGGCAAGGAGTTGCTGAAGTCCTTGTTCAGGGCTTTCCCGGGCAAGGGCCTGCCTCTGGTTGCAGAGAATCTGGGCATCATCACCCACGAAGTGGAAGCGCTGCGCAACCGTTTCGCCATACCCGGCATGCTGATCCTGCAGTTCGCTTTCGACGGCGGTCCGGGCAATCCCTACCTTCCGCACAACCACGCGGAAAACAACGTCGTGTACACCGGCACTCACGACAATGACACTACGCTCTCCTGGTACGAGGGCTTGAGCCCCGATCAGCAGCGCTACGTCTACGAATACCTGGGACGGCCCGAAATACGCATGCCGCTGGCGTTGATGCAAGCCGCGCTGGCGTCGGTGGCGCGCTTGGCTTTGCTGCCCATGCAGGACGTGCTGGAACTGGGGCGCGAACATCGTATGAATACGCCCGGTACGGTAGGCAACGGCAACTGGCGCTGGCGTTTCCATTGGGAGCAGGTGACCGACGATAAAATTTCTCGCCTGCGCCAGATGATAGGAATGTATGGCCGGGGCTGA
- a CDS encoding VPLPA-CTERM sorting domain-containing protein yields MIADSLRRLSSIASTGKPLPSRTTFTLALALLAGSSPENVLAVTVTEGSGKVSTIFENQPDNSIGRGPAVFIGGDSHGSPRRGLIGFNIAADIPAGAIITSVQLTLYLAQVAGSGTGNEDAFPRTIELHRLTNDWAHGPTALGLTQIDGTDQGFPAIPPSPTWNERRYQQGQPWTTPGGDFVPTASASTAVGDAVNSAYTWGSTPALVADVQSMLDEPTSNHGWLLQNTDEYGLDTYRVFYTKDWSDTAMRPRLQVSYEMAPVPLPAAVWLFGSSLVGLTGLARRKAVRQR; encoded by the coding sequence ATGATTGCCGATAGCCTGCGACGCCTGTCGTCGATAGCAAGCACGGGAAAGCCGCTGCCTTCCCGGACGACGTTCACCCTAGCGCTGGCTCTTCTAGCCGGCTCATCGCCCGAGAACGTACTGGCCGTCACCGTGACGGAGGGTTCGGGCAAGGTTTCCACGATCTTCGAGAACCAGCCGGATAACAGCATAGGCCGGGGCCCCGCCGTCTTTATCGGAGGTGACAGCCATGGTTCTCCCAGACGAGGGCTCATCGGCTTCAATATCGCCGCCGACATTCCCGCGGGGGCCATCATCACCAGCGTGCAACTGACCCTGTATCTGGCGCAGGTGGCGGGATCGGGCACCGGCAACGAGGATGCCTTCCCCAGAACTATCGAGCTTCATCGGCTAACGAATGACTGGGCTCATGGACCCACGGCCTTGGGGCTGACGCAAATCGACGGCACGGATCAGGGTTTCCCCGCCATCCCGCCTAGCCCCACCTGGAATGAACGACGCTATCAGCAGGGGCAGCCGTGGACCACGCCGGGCGGCGATTTCGTTCCGACGGCGAGCGCGAGCACCGCGGTGGGTGACGCGGTGAACTCGGCTTATACCTGGGGTTCGACGCCTGCCTTGGTCGCCGATGTGCAATCGATGCTCGATGAGCCCACCTCGAACCACGGATGGCTCTTGCAGAACACGGATGAGTACGGCTTGGACACCTACCGCGTGTTTTACACGAAAGACTGGAGCGATACGGCCATGCGCCCGCGCTTGCAAGTGAGCTATGAGATGGCGCCGGTTCCTTTGCCGGCGGCGGTTTGGTTGTTCGGCAGCAGCCTTGTCGGCCTGACCGGCCTGGCGCGCCGAAAAGCCGTACGCCAGCGGTAG
- a CDS encoding DNRLRE domain-containing protein: MLKPTAVAALAAAIVATGPQGAYAATVTIGALHDATIFQNNVNNSNGAGPGIFAGSNSNLSARRGLISFDIAGNVPTGATITGVDLTLFLGQSAGSGGNAGGGDQTPRTISLYSITSPWGEGTTGSTATGIGGTGQGYTANPGDATWNANFYNTSTWTTPGGDHVAAASASLVVNNVFQAPYTWQSTPQLVSDVQGWLDHPSANYGWELINATEAGFQTFRAFYTKEWSDPTMRPQLAISYTPAPVPVPAAVWLFGTGIAGLLGFARRKITG, from the coding sequence ATGTTGAAACCAACAGCCGTCGCCGCGCTCGCGGCGGCAATCGTCGCGACAGGGCCGCAAGGCGCTTACGCCGCTACCGTTACGATCGGCGCACTCCATGACGCCACCATCTTTCAAAACAACGTCAATAACAGCAACGGCGCCGGTCCGGGCATTTTCGCCGGCAGCAACAGCAATCTATCCGCGCGGCGCGGCCTGATCAGCTTCGATATCGCCGGCAACGTGCCGACCGGGGCCACCATCACCGGTGTCGACCTTACCCTGTTCCTGGGCCAGTCGGCCGGCTCGGGCGGGAACGCGGGCGGTGGCGACCAGACGCCGCGTACGATTTCGCTGTACTCCATTACCAGTCCATGGGGCGAAGGCACGACCGGGTCTACGGCGACCGGCATCGGCGGAACCGGGCAGGGGTATACGGCCAATCCCGGTGATGCCACCTGGAATGCGAACTTCTACAACACGTCGACCTGGACGACACCCGGCGGCGATCATGTCGCAGCCGCCAGTGCCAGTCTGGTGGTGAACAACGTGTTCCAAGCGCCCTATACCTGGCAGTCGACGCCGCAGCTCGTCAGCGATGTTCAAGGATGGTTGGACCACCCTTCCGCCAACTACGGCTGGGAGCTGATCAATGCGACCGAGGCGGGTTTCCAAACATTCCGGGCTTTCTACACGAAGGAATGGAGCGATCCGACCATGCGCCCGCAACTGGCCATCAGCTACACCCCGGCGCCCGTTCCGGTACCTGCTGCGGTCTGGCTGTTCGGCACCGGGATCGCCGGCTTGCTGGGCTTCGCCCGGCGCAAAATCACCGGTTGA
- a CDS encoding DNRLRE domain-containing protein: MTALIFLALVESSPAATITLTPSKDATIFGASVNQGLPNTVGQDLYNHSNGAGPGIFSGGNGTLAPHRALLAFDVAGQIPAGSVITGAQLTLHIGIVAGSGGAPGLGDPNSRVMDLFRLTTDWGEGSTGANATNIGGTGQGFPANPGDATWNAAAYNLTPWTTPGGDYDPTVKSSLAVGRDFYAAQTWGSTPGLVEDVQGWLDQPSTNFGWILINQDETLRQTHRAFYSREWSDPSLRPQLQITYESAPVPVPPALWLFGTAIATLAGFAGAGSRSGKGAR; encoded by the coding sequence TTGACGGCGCTTATTTTCCTGGCGTTGGTCGAGTCGTCGCCGGCGGCAACCATTACGCTGACGCCCAGCAAGGATGCGACGATTTTTGGAGCCAGCGTCAATCAAGGCTTGCCGAACACGGTTGGACAGGACCTCTACAACCATAGCAACGGAGCCGGACCGGGCATTTTCTCCGGAGGCAACGGTACCCTGGCTCCGCACCGGGCGCTACTCGCATTTGATGTGGCCGGGCAAATTCCTGCCGGGTCCGTGATAACCGGTGCCCAGTTGACGCTTCATATCGGCATTGTGGCGGGTTCCGGAGGAGCGCCGGGGCTGGGCGATCCGAATTCCCGCGTGATGGACCTCTTTCGTCTGACCACGGACTGGGGCGAAGGCAGCACGGGAGCAAATGCCACGAATATCGGCGGAACGGGGCAAGGATTTCCGGCCAACCCCGGCGATGCCACCTGGAATGCGGCCGCCTACAATTTAACCCCCTGGACCACGCCGGGAGGCGATTACGATCCCACGGTCAAGTCGAGCCTGGCGGTCGGCCGCGATTTCTACGCGGCGCAGACCTGGGGCTCGACACCCGGGCTAGTCGAAGATGTACAGGGCTGGCTGGATCAACCCTCGACGAACTTTGGCTGGATCCTGATCAACCAGGACGAAACCCTGCGGCAGACTCATCGTGCCTTCTACTCCAGGGAATGGAGTGATCCGTCGCTGCGCCCGCAATTGCAGATCACCTACGAGTCGGCGCCGGTGCCGGTACCACCCGCTTTATGGTTGTTCGGTACGGCGATTGCCACCTTGGCAGGCTTTGCCGGTGCCGGCTCACGAAGCGGAAAAGGCGCACGTTAG
- the groES gene encoding co-chaperone GroES, with protein MAIRPLHDRVIVKRLEEERTTAGGIVIPDSATEKPTRGEIIAAGTGKALDNGQVRPLQVKVGDKVLFGKYAGTELKLEGEEIVVLREEDIIGVIEG; from the coding sequence ATGGCTATTCGTCCGTTACATGACCGCGTGATCGTGAAGCGCCTGGAAGAGGAGCGCACCACCGCAGGTGGCATCGTCATTCCCGATTCCGCCACCGAAAAGCCCACGCGCGGTGAAATCATCGCGGCCGGCACCGGCAAGGCGCTGGACAACGGCCAGGTACGTCCGCTACAGGTCAAGGTCGGCGACAAGGTGTTGTTCGGCAAGTATGCCGGCACCGAGCTGAAGCTCGAAGGCGAGGAAATCGTCGTATTGCGCGAAGAAGACATCATCGGCGTGATCGAAGGCTGA
- a CDS encoding sulfite exporter TauE/SafE family protein produces MSRCSRTSLGLIAGLLIGALGGLIGLGGAEFRLPVLVGMFRLPTLEAVILNKAMSLVVVAAALVFRAKAISLDQQLAHIDVSLNLLAGSLVGAWWAAGHAIKMSRLWLDRCIMVLLAGLAIVMLSEAWFDLHNGSAPIFPDSTTQFLAGVLAGVGIGIVAALLGVAGGELLIPTIVLLYGLDVKLAGSLSLTVSLPTMLVGFARYTRSDAFLVLHHEQTLFLSMVAGSILGAAIGGLLLGLLPTNLLLTLLGLILLISALKTFQHRH; encoded by the coding sequence ATGAGCAGATGTAGCCGTACCTCCCTGGGGTTAATCGCCGGATTGCTGATCGGTGCCCTGGGTGGTTTGATTGGTTTGGGTGGGGCCGAATTCCGTCTGCCGGTATTGGTCGGCATGTTCAGGCTGCCAACCTTGGAAGCGGTCATCCTCAACAAAGCCATGAGCCTGGTCGTCGTCGCGGCGGCATTGGTTTTTCGGGCCAAGGCCATCTCCCTCGATCAACAACTCGCTCATATCGATGTGAGCTTGAACCTGCTCGCCGGCAGCCTGGTCGGGGCATGGTGGGCGGCTGGGCACGCCATTAAAATGTCGCGGCTGTGGCTCGACCGCTGCATCATGGTGTTATTGGCAGGCTTGGCTATCGTGATGTTATCGGAGGCCTGGTTCGACTTGCACAACGGCTCAGCGCCCATATTTCCGGATAGCACCACACAATTCTTGGCGGGAGTCCTCGCCGGCGTCGGCATCGGCATCGTGGCGGCCTTGCTGGGAGTAGCGGGTGGGGAGCTGCTGATTCCCACCATCGTTTTGCTCTATGGGCTGGATGTCAAACTGGCGGGTAGCCTTTCCTTGACCGTCAGTCTCCCGACCATGCTGGTGGGTTTTGCCCGCTATACCCGCTCCGATGCCTTCCTCGTCTTGCACCATGAGCAAACGCTGTTCCTCTCGATGGTGGCGGGTTCGATCCTGGGAGCGGCCATAGGTGGTCTGCTGTTGGGCCTGCTGCCGACGAACCTGCTGTTGACCTTGCTCGGCCTGATCTTGCTGATTTCCGCACTGAAAACGTTTCAGCACAGGCATTGA
- a CDS encoding molybdopterin-binding protein produces the protein MKLSARNVLKGTVKQVTPGAVDTEVILELSPGVEIASIITKTSAESLGLKVGGTAYAIVKAPNVIIGVD, from the coding sequence ATGAAGCTCAGCGCCCGTAACGTCCTCAAAGGCACTGTAAAACAAGTGACCCCAGGAGCCGTGGATACCGAGGTGATTCTCGAACTGTCTCCCGGTGTCGAAATCGCTTCGATCATAACCAAGACGTCCGCCGAAAGCCTCGGGCTGAAAGTAGGTGGTACTGCCTATGCCATCGTCAAGGCGCCCAACGTCATTATTGGCGTGGACTGA
- the glgC gene encoding glucose-1-phosphate adenylyltransferase gives MPESMHSSRFVSRLTRHTLALILAGGRGSRLHKLTEWRAKPAVPFGGKFRIVDFPLSNCLNSGIRQIGVLTQYKADSLIRHIQQGWSFLRGELGEFVDILPAQQRLQESWYAGTADAVYQNLDIFRQRDPEYILILAGDHIYKMDYGLMLAYHVENQADLTIGCMEVPLEEAKAFGVMHIDDEKRVRAFEEKPDHPPAMPDRPDHALASMGIYIFNTGFLFEQLIKDADTPGSSHDFGKDIIPDVIKKYRVFAYPFRDVQSGVQAYWRDVGTVDAYWAANMELIGVNPELNLYDTEWPIWTYQAHTPPAKFVFDDDDRRGLAVDSMVSGGCVISGAEVRHSLLFSNVRVNSYSKVSDSVILPEVNIGRHCRITKAVIDKGCKIPPNTVIGENPEEDRERFHVSPSGVVLVTPDQLGQRVHYAR, from the coding sequence ATGCCAGAGTCCATGCACTCGTCCCGTTTTGTCAGCCGGCTCACTCGGCACACATTGGCATTGATCTTGGCGGGTGGGCGAGGTAGCCGACTGCATAAGTTGACGGAATGGCGGGCCAAGCCGGCGGTGCCTTTCGGCGGCAAGTTCCGCATCGTCGATTTTCCCCTTTCCAACTGCCTGAATTCGGGCATACGCCAGATCGGCGTGCTGACCCAGTACAAGGCCGACTCGCTGATCCGCCACATCCAGCAAGGCTGGAGTTTTCTGCGCGGCGAGTTGGGCGAGTTCGTCGACATCCTGCCCGCCCAGCAGCGCCTGCAGGAAAGCTGGTATGCCGGTACGGCCGATGCGGTCTACCAGAACCTGGACATCTTCCGCCAGCGCGATCCCGAATACATCCTGATTTTGGCCGGCGACCATATCTATAAGATGGACTACGGCTTGATGCTGGCTTACCACGTGGAAAACCAGGCTGACCTGACCATAGGCTGCATGGAAGTCCCCCTGGAGGAAGCCAAGGCCTTCGGCGTCATGCACATCGACGACGAGAAGCGCGTGCGGGCCTTCGAAGAGAAGCCCGATCATCCGCCCGCCATGCCCGATCGTCCCGATCATGCCTTGGCCTCCATGGGCATCTACATCTTCAATACCGGCTTCCTGTTCGAACAGCTCATCAAGGATGCCGATACACCCGGCTCCAGCCACGATTTCGGCAAGGACATCATCCCCGATGTGATCAAGAAATACCGGGTTTTCGCCTATCCCTTCCGCGATGTGCAGAGCGGCGTGCAGGCCTACTGGCGCGACGTGGGCACGGTGGACGCCTATTGGGCGGCCAACATGGAGCTGATCGGGGTCAACCCCGAGCTCAACCTGTACGATACCGAGTGGCCGATCTGGACCTACCAGGCCCACACGCCGCCGGCCAAGTTCGTGTTCGACGACGACGACCGCCGCGGCTTGGCGGTGGACTCCATGGTTTCGGGCGGTTGCGTCATTTCCGGCGCCGAGGTGCGTCATTCCCTGCTGTTCTCCAACGTCCGGGTCAACTCGTATTCCAAGGTGAGCGATTCGGTGATCCTGCCCGAGGTCAATATCGGTCGCCATTGCCGCATCACCAAGGCGGTGATCGACAAAGGCTGCAAGATTCCGCCCAACACCGTGATCGGCGAGAATCCGGAAGAAGACCGCGAGCGTTTCCACGTCAGCCCGTCGGGCGTGGTGTTGGTGACACCGGATCAGCTGGGCCAGCGCGTGCATTACGCGCGTTGA